Proteins encoded by one window of Halomonas sp. SH5A2:
- the ribD gene encoding bifunctional diaminohydroxyphosphoribosylaminopyrimidine deaminase/5-amino-6-(5-phosphoribosylamino)uracil reductase RibD yields the protein MARALALAAHGLYTTDPNPRVGCVLVREGEVVGEGYHRHAGEPHAEINALTAAGDNARGATAYVTLEPCSHTGRTGPCAVALQEAQVGRVVVAMVDPNPKVSGRGIRLLEEAGIEVSVGLLEADARALNPGFIARMATKRPFVRMKMAMSLDGRTAMGSGESQWITGPEARAQVQRLRARSSAILSGVESVIMDDSRLTVRAEQLGLDNADDIASRQPLRVIVDSQLRLPLAAACLRAPGRTLVVTTSQEAEKRERLIDAGAEVQVLSADAQGRVDLPVLLEWLAANEDVNELLVETGATLAGAMLNAGLIDEIQLFVAPTLLGGDARPLFALPGLTQMADQQRLTIHDMRAVGQDWRIIASPLVTGTSDDTKVP from the coding sequence ATGGCCCGCGCCCTGGCGCTAGCGGCACACGGTCTGTATACCACCGACCCCAATCCTCGTGTCGGCTGCGTGCTGGTTCGCGAGGGTGAGGTCGTGGGCGAGGGCTATCACCGCCACGCAGGTGAGCCACATGCGGAAATCAATGCATTGACTGCCGCAGGCGACAACGCCCGTGGCGCGACCGCCTATGTCACGCTAGAGCCGTGTTCGCATACGGGTCGCACCGGGCCTTGTGCCGTGGCGTTGCAAGAAGCCCAGGTGGGACGAGTGGTAGTGGCCATGGTTGATCCCAATCCGAAGGTCAGCGGACGGGGTATTCGTCTGCTGGAAGAAGCGGGTATCGAGGTGTCAGTCGGCTTACTGGAGGCAGACGCTCGTGCGCTCAATCCTGGCTTTATCGCCCGCATGGCAACCAAGCGACCCTTTGTGCGCATGAAAATGGCGATGAGCCTCGATGGTCGCACCGCCATGGGGTCGGGTGAATCTCAGTGGATTACCGGCCCCGAGGCGCGTGCTCAGGTTCAACGGTTGCGCGCTCGTTCAAGTGCGATCCTGAGCGGCGTGGAGTCCGTCATCATGGATGATTCGCGCCTGACGGTTCGCGCTGAGCAGCTCGGCTTGGATAATGCCGATGATATCGCCAGCCGTCAGCCGCTGCGGGTGATTGTCGATAGCCAGCTGCGGTTGCCGCTGGCCGCCGCCTGTTTACGTGCACCAGGGCGCACTCTGGTGGTTACCACTTCTCAGGAGGCTGAGAAGCGCGAGCGGCTGATTGACGCAGGGGCCGAGGTGCAGGTGTTATCCGCCGACGCCCAAGGTCGGGTGGACCTGCCTGTCTTGCTTGAGTGGCTGGCGGCCAATGAAGACGTCAATGAACTGCTGGTCGAGACCGGCGCCACGCTCGCGGGTGCCATGCTCAACGCCGGATTAATCGATGAAATTCAGCTGTTTGTCGCGCCGACGCTGCTGGGTGGCGACGCCAGGCCGCTGTTTGCACTTCCAGGGCTCACCCAGATGGCCGACCAGCAGCGCCTTACTATTCACGATATGCGAGCCGTTGGGCAGGATTGGCGGATTATCGCCTCGCCGTTGGTGACTGGCACGAGCGACGATACCAAGGTACCCTGA
- a CDS encoding sugar phosphorylase — protein sequence MTAFDDTVHAYLAHLYGPRAAEVQRRLNQRLAHFCPEVEPQHSIEQQGRRAPSWSEKDQWLITYGDSIVDDQTPPLAVLDDFLQARLGERISGVHVLPFFPWSSDDGFSVIHYREVNPDLGDWQHIQTLARHYDLMADLVLNHVSRESLWFVDYLSGSLPGRDYFIEVDPDTDVSAVVRPRSSPLLVPISTRRGTRYLWATFSEDQLDLNFENPDVLLEFVGILLFYLEQGTRIVRLDAVAFLWKRLGTNCIHLPETHTVVRLLRAIVDHLAPGTLLITETNVPHHENISYFGLDRLTEGPPDEAHMIYQFTLPPLLLHTLTRGETHTLQAWLASLPPLPDHCTYLNFTASHDGIGVRPLEGLLPDHERDALLELMHRFGGFVSMRSNPDGSDTPYEINITWFEAMQGTRKGPDPWQIARFLCSQAIMLSLQGIPALYIHTLTGTLNDVEGVERSGRLRSINRRRWQRRELDLLLDSTATPTHDVFNALSRLLECRRQEPCFHPNAAQRVLASDPSLLAIERGPLANGRRLLAIYNVTEVPLTFEQLGDEVQDALSSVSWHNLNALSSGHPNDPLPPYAVRWLVHSP from the coding sequence ATGACCGCCTTCGACGATACCGTTCACGCTTATCTGGCCCACCTCTACGGCCCCCGCGCCGCGGAGGTCCAGCGCCGCCTGAATCAACGCCTGGCGCATTTTTGCCCAGAAGTCGAGCCTCAGCATTCCATCGAGCAGCAGGGGCGGCGTGCACCATCGTGGAGCGAGAAAGACCAGTGGCTGATCACCTATGGTGACTCTATCGTCGATGATCAGACGCCTCCACTGGCAGTGCTCGACGACTTTCTGCAGGCGCGTCTCGGTGAACGTATCAGCGGTGTCCACGTGCTGCCATTTTTCCCGTGGAGCAGCGACGACGGCTTTTCAGTGATCCACTACCGGGAGGTGAACCCCGACCTGGGCGACTGGCAGCACATTCAAACCCTTGCCCGACACTACGACCTGATGGCGGATCTGGTGCTCAACCATGTGTCCCGGGAGTCGTTATGGTTCGTCGACTATCTTAGCGGCAGCCTGCCGGGGCGCGATTATTTTATCGAAGTCGACCCCGACACCGATGTATCGGCGGTGGTTCGCCCGCGCAGCAGCCCGTTGCTGGTGCCGATCTCCACCCGCCGGGGTACACGCTACCTGTGGGCGACGTTTTCCGAAGACCAGCTCGACCTCAACTTCGAAAACCCCGATGTGCTGCTGGAGTTTGTCGGCATTCTGCTGTTTTACCTCGAGCAGGGCACCCGCATCGTGCGCCTGGATGCCGTTGCCTTTCTCTGGAAACGGCTGGGAACCAACTGCATCCACCTGCCGGAAACCCACACCGTGGTGCGGTTGCTGCGCGCCATCGTCGACCACCTTGCCCCCGGCACGCTGCTGATCACCGAAACCAACGTGCCGCACCACGAAAACATCAGCTACTTCGGGCTTGACCGCTTGACCGAAGGCCCGCCCGACGAAGCGCACATGATCTACCAGTTCACCTTGCCACCGCTGCTTCTGCACACCCTGACACGCGGCGAAACGCATACCCTACAAGCCTGGTTGGCCAGCCTGCCGCCGCTGCCCGACCACTGCACCTATCTCAACTTCACCGCCAGCCACGACGGTATCGGCGTGCGCCCCCTGGAGGGCTTGTTACCCGATCACGAACGCGATGCGTTGCTCGAACTGATGCACCGCTTTGGCGGCTTTGTCAGCATGCGCAGCAACCCAGACGGCAGCGACACCCCCTACGAAATCAACATCACCTGGTTCGAAGCCATGCAAGGCACGCGCAAAGGCCCCGACCCGTGGCAAATTGCGCGTTTCCTGTGCAGCCAGGCGATCATGCTCAGCCTGCAAGGCATTCCGGCGCTGTATATCCACACCCTGACCGGCACCCTCAACGACGTGGAAGGCGTTGAGCGCAGCGGTCGCTTGCGCTCGATCAATCGCCGCCGCTGGCAACGCCGCGAACTCGATTTACTCCTCGACAGCACCGCCACGCCCACTCACGACGTTTTCAATGCGCTGAGCCGATTGCTGGAGTGCCGACGCCAAGAGCCCTGTTTCCACCCCAACGCCGCACAGCGCGTACTGGCCTCGGACCCATCGCTGCTGGCCATCGAGCGTGGTCCGCTGGCCAATGGTCGTCGCCTGTTGGCGATTTATAATGTTACTGAGGTGCCGCTGACCTTCGAACAGCTCGGTGATGAGGTTCAGGACGCGTTATCGTCGGTGTCATGGCACAATCTGAACGCCCTATCCTCCGGGCACCCCAACGACCCACTGCCGCCTTACGCCGTGCGCTGGCTGGTGCATAGTCCCTAA
- the ylqF gene encoding ribosome biogenesis GTPase YlqF, translating to MLGWFPGHMNKARRQIQEALPEIDVVIEVLDARLPYSSANPMLAELTRHKPVLKILSRADLADPERTAEWVAFFDAQDDMRALAVTTTNARELKKIPQLCHELAGAVRADRDVRVMVMGIPNVGKSTLINGLAKRKIAKTGNEPAVTKRQQKVRIDGRVALVDTPGVLWPKIEDQASAYRLAASGAIRDTAIEYTDVAIITSAELAKRYPDALTARYKLKALPRYAPSSTDDVDADGPQKPDFLAIAGFDGQAILKEIAGKRGGLRPGGAVDLHRGAEVLLHELRDGKLGRLTLETPADIPPPPVHGDEDSTSHSDA from the coding sequence ATGCTCGGCTGGTTCCCCGGACATATGAACAAGGCCCGCCGCCAAATCCAGGAGGCGCTGCCGGAAATCGACGTGGTCATCGAAGTGCTCGATGCGCGGCTACCCTACTCCAGCGCCAACCCTATGCTTGCCGAGCTGACCCGTCATAAGCCGGTGCTCAAGATTCTCTCCCGCGCGGACCTGGCCGACCCGGAACGCACCGCCGAGTGGGTCGCGTTTTTCGACGCTCAGGACGACATGCGCGCGCTAGCGGTCACCACCACCAACGCCCGCGAGCTGAAAAAAATTCCCCAACTCTGTCACGAACTGGCCGGAGCGGTGCGCGCCGACCGCGATGTCCGCGTGATGGTGATGGGCATTCCCAACGTGGGTAAGTCGACACTGATCAACGGTCTAGCAAAGCGCAAGATCGCCAAAACCGGCAACGAGCCGGCGGTGACCAAGCGCCAGCAGAAGGTGCGCATCGACGGTCGCGTGGCGCTCGTCGACACCCCCGGGGTGCTATGGCCCAAGATTGAAGACCAGGCCAGCGCCTACCGTCTGGCCGCCAGCGGCGCGATTCGCGATACCGCGATTGAATACACCGACGTGGCGATCATCACCAGTGCGGAACTCGCCAAACGCTACCCCGATGCCCTCACCGCCCGATACAAACTCAAGGCGTTGCCCCGCTATGCGCCATCCAGCACCGATGATGTCGACGCTGACGGCCCGCAAAAACCTGATTTTTTGGCCATTGCAGGCTTTGACGGCCAGGCCATCCTCAAGGAAATAGCGGGCAAGCGCGGCGGGCTACGCCCCGGCGGCGCGGTTGACCTGCACCGAGGCGCTGAAGTCTTGCTGCACGAACTGCGCGACGGCAAGCTGGGCAGGTTAACGCTGGAAACCCCTGCGGATATTCCACCGCCGCCGGTACACGGCGACGAAGACAGTACCTCCCATTCCGACGCATAA
- a CDS encoding YeeE/YedE family protein has product MASLGRVAGISGIVGTLITQRPRGDSAWRLAFLVGLVSGPLVLMLMGSEFGNVANQPGEVIGEPIGGVPLMLAAGLLVGLGTGLGSGCTSGHGVCGLARLSPRSMAATLTFLVAALVTVYVVRHVFGGGA; this is encoded by the coding sequence ATGGCAAGCCTGGGGCGTGTCGCCGGTATCAGCGGGATTGTCGGGACGCTGATTACTCAGCGGCCGCGGGGCGACAGTGCCTGGCGATTGGCCTTCCTGGTCGGGTTGGTTAGCGGTCCGTTAGTGCTGATGTTGATGGGCAGCGAATTCGGCAATGTCGCTAATCAACCCGGCGAAGTCATCGGAGAGCCAATTGGCGGCGTGCCGTTGATGCTGGCGGCTGGTTTGCTGGTCGGGTTGGGGACCGGGCTAGGCAGCGGCTGTACCAGTGGGCATGGGGTCTGCGGTCTGGCCCGGCTATCGCCGCGCTCCATGGCAGCAACACTGACCTTTTTGGTCGCCGCGTTAGTCACCGTGTATGTCGTCCGCCACGTTTTTGGAGGAGGCGCATGA
- the thiL gene encoding thiamine-phosphate kinase, producing MLAEFDLIRRYFTSSCRDACHQGVALGVGDDAAVLTPQPGRQLVVSVDTSVVDVHFPGDASAEAIGHRALAVALSDLAAMGATSRWCVMALTLDQAQFTDDDAADAWLSGYARGFAALAERHATTLVGGDVTSGLLSIAVTVMGEVPNAKALTRSGARPGDVIAVTGALGGGAGGLALWQQGERDSAHPLLERYLWPTPRLAAGEALREWATAAIDISDGLLADLGHLREASGVGATLSLAALPLAEGLEHALGPEAARQAALTGGDDYELLVTLPSVHVEQARQQLAVLGVPLHVIGECSEILGVHGLPVQRYHGWQHFKGETP from the coding sequence GTGCTTGCCGAATTTGATCTGATTCGACGTTATTTTACCTCGTCGTGTCGCGATGCCTGCCATCAGGGCGTTGCGCTGGGGGTTGGTGATGATGCTGCCGTACTTACCCCGCAGCCGGGCCGCCAGTTGGTGGTGAGTGTGGATACGTCGGTAGTAGACGTTCATTTCCCAGGCGACGCGTCCGCTGAGGCCATTGGACACCGTGCGCTGGCTGTGGCCCTGAGTGACCTGGCCGCCATGGGGGCGACGTCACGCTGGTGCGTGATGGCGCTGACACTTGATCAGGCGCAATTTACCGACGATGACGCTGCTGATGCTTGGCTCTCGGGCTATGCGCGGGGGTTTGCCGCGTTGGCTGAGCGGCACGCAACAACGCTGGTGGGTGGCGACGTCACGTCGGGCTTGCTTTCCATCGCCGTAACTGTCATGGGTGAGGTGCCCAATGCCAAGGCGCTGACGCGTAGCGGCGCCCGCCCTGGTGACGTGATTGCGGTGACCGGCGCGCTGGGCGGGGGTGCCGGCGGTTTGGCGCTGTGGCAACAGGGTGAACGCGATAGTGCGCACCCGCTGCTTGAGCGCTATTTATGGCCGACGCCACGCTTGGCTGCAGGCGAAGCGCTGCGCGAGTGGGCGACCGCGGCGATCGATATTTCAGACGGACTGTTAGCTGACCTGGGCCACCTGCGCGAGGCGTCTGGCGTAGGGGCAACGTTATCGCTTGCGGCATTGCCGCTGGCTGAAGGTCTGGAACATGCCCTGGGGCCAGAAGCTGCTCGCCAGGCTGCATTGACCGGCGGTGACGACTATGAACTACTGGTGACCTTGCCTTCAGTGCATGTCGAACAAGCGCGCCAGCAGCTCGCAGTGTTAGGCGTTCCACTCCACGTGATTGGTGAGTGCAGCGAAATCTTAGGCGTGCATGGACTTCCCGTTCAGCGCTACCACGGCTGGCAGCATTTCAAGGGAGAGACGCCATGA
- a CDS encoding pyridoxal phosphate-dependent aminotransferase, protein MDTPQSQESPTLKKSHKLSNVCYDIRGPVLDHAKRLEEEGQRILKLNIGNPAPFGFEAPEEILQDVMRNLPTAQGYCDSKGLYSARKAIMQECQRKQIPGVGIEDIYIGNGVSELIVMAMQALLNDGDELLIPAPDYPLWTAAAHLSGGHGVHYMCDEQADWAPDMADIRAKITSRTRAIVLINPNNPTGAVYPPAVVREVLDIAKQHNLVVFSDEIYDKILYDGVEHTATGALADDDQLVITMNGLSKSYRCAGFRSGWMTISGTLAKLHAQDFIQGLTMLASMRLCANVPAQHAIQTALGGYQSINDLILPGGRLLAQRDITVEKLNAIPGVSCVTPKGALYAFPRLDPKVFNIKDDQQMVLDLLLQEKILLVQGTAFNWPEPDHVRIVTLPWADQLGDALDRFANFLARYRQ, encoded by the coding sequence ATGGACACCCCCCAATCTCAAGAATCGCCCACGCTTAAAAAATCGCACAAGCTGAGTAATGTCTGCTACGACATTCGTGGCCCGGTGCTCGACCACGCCAAGCGGCTGGAAGAAGAAGGCCAGCGAATCCTCAAGCTCAATATCGGCAACCCCGCGCCCTTTGGCTTTGAGGCCCCTGAAGAAATTCTTCAGGACGTGATGCGCAACCTGCCCACCGCCCAGGGTTACTGCGACTCCAAGGGGCTCTACTCGGCGCGCAAGGCGATCATGCAGGAGTGCCAACGCAAACAGATTCCCGGCGTCGGAATTGAAGATATTTACATTGGTAACGGCGTTTCCGAGCTGATCGTCATGGCCATGCAGGCACTGCTCAACGACGGCGACGAACTGCTGATCCCTGCCCCCGATTACCCGCTGTGGACCGCCGCGGCGCACCTTTCCGGTGGCCACGGCGTGCATTACATGTGTGACGAGCAGGCGGACTGGGCGCCGGACATGGCCGATATTCGTGCCAAAATCACCAGCCGAACCCGCGCGATTGTACTGATCAACCCCAACAACCCCACCGGCGCGGTCTATCCGCCCGCCGTGGTACGCGAAGTGCTGGACATCGCCAAGCAGCACAACCTGGTGGTGTTCTCCGATGAAATCTACGACAAGATTCTCTACGACGGCGTGGAACACACCGCCACTGGGGCATTGGCGGATGACGATCAGTTGGTCATCACCATGAATGGCCTTTCGAAAAGCTATCGCTGCGCCGGGTTTCGCTCGGGCTGGATGACCATTTCAGGCACCCTGGCCAAGCTCCACGCCCAGGATTTCATTCAGGGTCTGACCATGCTGGCCTCGATGCGCCTGTGCGCCAACGTGCCAGCCCAACATGCCATTCAAACGGCGCTGGGCGGCTACCAGTCGATCAATGATCTCATTCTGCCCGGCGGACGTTTGCTGGCCCAGCGCGATATCACCGTGGAAAAACTTAATGCCATCCCGGGGGTGTCCTGCGTAACCCCCAAAGGCGCGCTGTATGCTTTTCCGCGCCTCGACCCCAAGGTGTTCAACATCAAGGACGACCAGCAGATGGTGCTCGATCTACTGTTACAAGAAAAAATTCTGCTGGTACAGGGCACAGCGTTTAACTGGCCAGAGCCTGACCATGTACGCATTGTTACGCTGCCGTGGGCGGACCAGTTGGGCGATGCCCTGGACCGTTTTGCGAACTTCCTCGCCCGCTATCGGCAGTAA
- the ribH gene encoding 6,7-dimethyl-8-ribityllumazine synthase: MQSLSQVEGTFVDVDGRYVIVVGRFNHHVVDSLVEGAVDSLVRHGVDMEHIDIVHVPGAWELPLAVKRVLKVVKPDAVIALGAVIRGGTPHFEYVAGGCNTALNQLQLEFDTPIANGVLTVESIEQAIERAGTKAGNKGTEAAMAAMEMVSLLRAIAPGDAHE, from the coding sequence ATGCAATCCCTTTCTCAAGTTGAAGGTACTTTTGTCGACGTCGATGGCCGTTATGTCATCGTGGTTGGCCGTTTCAATCACCATGTCGTAGACAGTCTGGTGGAGGGCGCCGTCGACAGCCTGGTTCGTCATGGCGTTGATATGGAGCATATCGACATTGTGCACGTACCCGGTGCCTGGGAACTGCCGCTGGCCGTCAAGCGTGTCCTCAAGGTAGTCAAACCTGACGCGGTCATCGCCCTGGGTGCAGTAATCCGGGGGGGCACGCCGCATTTTGAATATGTGGCGGGTGGCTGCAATACCGCCCTCAATCAGCTGCAGCTCGAGTTCGATACGCCAATCGCCAACGGTGTGCTGACCGTCGAGTCGATCGAGCAGGCCATTGAGCGTGCCGGTACCAAAGCGGGTAACAAAGGTACCGAAGCGGCCATGGCGGCCATGGAAATGGTTTCGCTGTTGCGCGCTATTGCGCCGGGTGATGCTCATGAGTGA
- the ribBA gene encoding bifunctional 3,4-dihydroxy-2-butanone-4-phosphate synthase/GTP cyclohydrolase II → MAHASSGGLAPIAELVDDIRQGKMVILMDDEDRENEGDIIMAAEKVQAEHINFMARFARGLICLPMTRARCEQLNLPLMVRDNGSGFGTKFTLSIEATEGVTTGISAADRARTVQAAVAPHAKPTDIVQPGHIFPLMAEPGGVLRRAGHTEAACDLAALAGCDPSGVICEVMNDDGSMARRPELEVFAQEHGIKMGTIADLIHYRIVNEQTVDHLEASPITTTQGEMMLHVFRDRIQGAHHLALVNGQPTAAQPTTVRVHLADTLRDVLGLTKGEQCRWDAQRALVEISEAPAGVLVLIDDGRPHQDLKDQLDVFLERVRQPRTSDSDGAGNYLTIGTGSQILRHLGVGKMRLLSSPWKFSALSGFDLEVVERLGPNDTSDESTS, encoded by the coding sequence ATGGCGCACGCTTCCTCTGGGGGATTAGCCCCCATTGCCGAACTTGTCGACGATATTCGCCAGGGCAAAATGGTGATTCTCATGGACGATGAGGATCGCGAAAATGAAGGCGATATCATCATGGCCGCTGAAAAAGTCCAGGCGGAGCATATCAACTTCATGGCGCGTTTTGCCCGCGGTCTGATCTGTTTGCCGATGACACGGGCGCGTTGCGAGCAGCTGAACCTGCCGCTGATGGTTCGCGATAATGGCTCGGGGTTTGGCACCAAGTTCACCTTGTCGATCGAAGCGACCGAAGGCGTGACCACCGGAATTTCCGCCGCTGACCGGGCGCGGACTGTCCAGGCGGCCGTCGCTCCGCATGCCAAACCCACGGATATCGTCCAGCCGGGGCATATCTTCCCGTTGATGGCTGAACCCGGTGGTGTGCTTCGTCGTGCCGGCCATACCGAGGCTGCCTGTGACCTGGCGGCCCTGGCGGGCTGCGACCCGAGCGGCGTGATTTGTGAAGTCATGAACGACGACGGCAGCATGGCGCGCCGTCCCGAGCTTGAAGTCTTCGCTCAGGAGCACGGCATCAAGATGGGCACCATTGCCGATTTGATCCACTACCGCATTGTCAACGAGCAGACGGTGGATCATCTCGAAGCCTCGCCGATTACGACCACCCAGGGCGAGATGATGCTGCATGTGTTCCGCGACCGTATTCAAGGCGCGCATCACCTGGCCCTAGTCAACGGCCAGCCGACGGCTGCACAGCCTACGACGGTGCGGGTCCACCTGGCCGACACGTTGCGCGATGTGCTCGGGCTGACCAAAGGCGAGCAATGTCGCTGGGATGCCCAACGGGCGCTTGTCGAAATATCCGAGGCCCCCGCGGGCGTATTGGTGTTGATTGATGACGGACGCCCGCATCAAGACCTTAAAGACCAGTTGGATGTTTTTTTAGAGCGCGTGCGCCAGCCGCGCACCAGCGATTCTGACGGCGCAGGTAATTATTTAACCATCGGCACCGGCTCGCAAATATTGCGCCATCTTGGTGTGGGTAAAATGCGTTTGCTCAGTTCGCCCTGGAAGTTCTCGGCACTTTCCGGCTTCGATCTGGAAGTCGTAGAGCGGCTGGGGCCAAACGATACGTCCGATGAGTCAACCTCTTAG
- the nrdR gene encoding transcriptional regulator NrdR, protein MHCPFCGANDTRVTDSRLVADGDQVRRRRQCASCQERFTTYETAELVMPRVVKSDGSRESFNETKLRAGMLRALEKRPVSAEAIEASVERIRQTLRARGDREIDARDIGESVMQALKTLDQVAYIRFASVYRKFQDLDEFRAEIDRLSQEPGDGRPSS, encoded by the coding sequence ATGCATTGCCCTTTTTGTGGTGCTAACGATACTCGCGTGACCGATTCGCGGCTGGTGGCCGACGGTGACCAGGTGCGTCGCCGTCGCCAATGTGCAAGCTGCCAGGAGCGTTTTACCACGTATGAAACCGCTGAGCTGGTCATGCCCCGTGTGGTCAAGTCTGACGGTTCGCGCGAAAGTTTCAACGAAACCAAGCTGCGTGCCGGGATGTTGCGGGCGCTCGAGAAACGGCCGGTCAGTGCAGAAGCCATCGAAGCGTCTGTCGAGCGGATACGCCAGACGTTACGCGCGCGGGGAGACCGGGAAATTGACGCCCGTGATATTGGTGAGTCGGTCATGCAGGCGTTGAAAACCCTCGATCAGGTGGCCTACATTCGCTTCGCCTCTGTGTACCGCAAATTTCAGGATCTGGATGAATTCCGGGCTGAAATTGATCGCCTGTCCCAGGAACCCGGCGACGGCAGGCCCTCATCGTGA
- the nusB gene encoding transcription antitermination factor NusB — MSERRERKPSAAQQGRQAARELAVQGLYQWHMTGKPINTIEAEFRSHLPDADMEDYENWAKVMEIADKALFHELLINTARFKAELDREIAPLLDRRLEDLDAVELAILRLGAYELSRRMEVPYRVVINEGVELAKSFGATDGHKYVNGILDKLAIRLRSAEVSARRR, encoded by the coding sequence ATGAGTGAACGTCGTGAGCGCAAACCGTCGGCTGCCCAGCAGGGTCGGCAAGCGGCGCGTGAGCTGGCGGTGCAAGGGCTATATCAGTGGCACATGACGGGTAAGCCGATCAACACCATTGAAGCCGAATTCCGCAGCCATCTGCCCGATGCCGACATGGAAGATTATGAAAATTGGGCCAAGGTGATGGAGATTGCCGACAAGGCGCTGTTTCACGAACTGCTGATCAATACGGCCCGTTTCAAGGCGGAGTTGGACCGTGAGATAGCGCCGTTGCTTGACCGTCGTCTGGAAGATCTGGATGCCGTTGAGCTGGCCATCCTTCGCCTTGGGGCCTACGAGCTGTCGCGGCGTATGGAAGTGCCTTATCGCGTGGTGATTAACGAAGGCGTTGAGTTGGCCAAGTCGTTTGGTGCCACCGACGGCCATAAATACGTGAACGGTATTCTCGACAAGTTAGCTATTCGCTTGCGGAGTGCCGAAGTCAGTGCGCGTCGACGCTAA
- the dsbG gene encoding thiol:disulfide interchange protein DsbG, whose protein sequence is MRDWFSLHRLSLPQPVSGRLPLFGSAMLGILMMPIAQADSLPAPVQALADQGLEIHGEFDAPGGMRGFGASRQGQEVTIYLTPDGEHAITGSLTDQDGDNQLEEAALDKHVRAPLEAQTWQLLEDSYWIQDGQRDAPRVVYTFTDPNCPYCQAFWEAARPWVEAGKVQLRHIVVGILDADSPAKAASLLAADDPASALARHKQGERISASAQPREIEEQVYSNNQLFDGLGLYATPTSAFKRETDDGVTRLDRVEGMPSAERLEEMMGGPAPE, encoded by the coding sequence ATGCGCGATTGGTTCTCCCTGCACCGCCTATCCCTGCCCCAGCCAGTATCGGGTCGTTTACCCCTATTCGGTAGCGCGATGCTCGGCATACTCATGATGCCAATTGCCCAAGCGGATTCGCTCCCCGCCCCAGTCCAGGCACTGGCGGATCAAGGTCTGGAGATTCATGGCGAGTTTGACGCCCCTGGCGGTATGCGCGGCTTTGGAGCCAGTCGCCAGGGACAGGAAGTGACCATCTACCTGACACCCGACGGCGAACACGCCATCACCGGCTCGCTGACCGACCAGGATGGCGACAACCAGCTCGAGGAAGCAGCGCTGGATAAGCACGTGCGGGCACCGCTTGAAGCCCAAACCTGGCAGCTGCTCGAAGACAGCTATTGGATTCAGGACGGCCAGCGCGACGCGCCACGCGTGGTTTACACCTTTACCGACCCCAACTGCCCCTACTGCCAGGCTTTTTGGGAAGCCGCACGGCCCTGGGTTGAAGCCGGCAAGGTGCAACTGCGCCATATCGTGGTAGGTATACTGGACGCTGACAGCCCCGCCAAAGCCGCCTCACTACTCGCGGCCGACGACCCCGCCTCCGCCCTGGCCCGCCATAAACAAGGCGAGCGCATCAGCGCCAGCGCCCAACCCCGTGAAATCGAAGAGCAGGTATACAGCAACAATCAACTGTTCGACGGCCTGGGCCTCTACGCCACCCCGACCAGCGCTTTCAAGCGCGAAACCGATGACGGCGTCACCCGCCTGGACCGCGTGGAAGGCATGCCCAGCGCGGAACGCCTGGAAGAAATGATGGGCGGCCCGGCGCCGGAATAA
- a CDS encoding DUF6691 family protein, translating to MKKRYVTMAASYLAGLVFSLGLAVSGMTDPARVVGFLDVAGNWDPSLMFVLGGAVVTTFIGYRWVLKQSAPLLTERFQLPSKQDLDAKLLGGAALFGVGWGLSGYCPGPAIASLGGVSLPLLAMLVTMVLGWWIAKRVT from the coding sequence ATGAAAAAACGCTATGTGACCATGGCCGCTAGCTATTTGGCGGGGCTGGTGTTCAGTCTGGGACTTGCCGTCTCGGGTATGACAGATCCTGCGAGAGTCGTTGGATTTCTGGATGTTGCCGGTAACTGGGACCCCTCGCTGATGTTTGTGCTGGGCGGTGCAGTCGTGACCACGTTTATAGGGTATCGCTGGGTACTCAAGCAGTCTGCGCCGCTTTTGACGGAGCGCTTTCAACTGCCCAGCAAGCAGGATCTGGATGCAAAACTGCTCGGTGGGGCGGCACTGTTTGGCGTCGGCTGGGGGCTTTCCGGCTATTGCCCAGGTCCTGCAATTGCGTCCCTGGGCGGTGTTTCATTACCGCTGTTGGCGATGTTGGTGACCATGGTGTTGGGGTGGTGGATCGCCAAACGCGTCACCTGA